Part of the Gramella sp. Hel_I_59 genome, TTTTCATCTTTGAATTTCAACTTCTCATCTTTGATGAAGTTTTTTACTTTCTTGTTATCAAAGAATCGAATAATATCTCTTCTTTTCAAACGAATTTCTTTTGGGTTATCAGAATTCAAAGCTAAGTAGTATCTGACCTCTTCTTCAAATTTTGCTGGCTTGTCTACAGCATAACTATTGATGGCCTCTTCTCCTTCTTCAAAAATCTTAACATCTCTTTTATATACCTTAATATCTTCATTTTCTACCATAGATTGCAAATACCCCATCTTCAGAATTCCACTATCATTGTAGTACTCAATTAAATAATAGTTGTTATTCAGATAATTAATTGAAATTTGAGGATTTTTACTTAAATAGACACTACCATTGGATTGTTTTACTTCAAATGCATCCGTATATGCGTCATATCTTAGTTGAGCTTTAATTTTTTTATTGTTTACAATTAGCTGGCTAGATGTAAAATTTTCATTGATAAATGGAGATCCTTTTACGTTTGCTGGTATTTTATTTTTCCCACTATTACTATTTCTGATATAAGCAGTAGGTAAATCTAAATTCTGGGAATTTACGGAGGTAAATACAGAAAATAAAAATGCAATTAGAAATAACGGTTTAAATCTGATCATTCTGTTTAATTTTGGTTTATATAGGTTTAGTATATTACAAATATAATACCACAGGGGCATTACAGCTAATTTTGTATTCAATAACATTTCATGAAATTATATCCAATTATTATCATACTGTGTTTTTCGATCGGCTCTACTCTATTAGCTCAGAGCTCTAAAAATGTCTTAGCAGAGAATATAGCATCGGAAAAGGATAGTCTTCCTCCGGTAGATCTGTACAAGATCATTTCGGTGAAGAATGACACTACACATCTAGATACCACGCTCACCATATTAAAGGATTACAAGTTCAATTATCTTAGAAAAGATAATTTTGAGTTGTTGCCATTTTCAAATACCGGACAAACCTACAATGCTCTTAGTTACGCTGAGGATAATAGCAAAGCATTTCCTGGATTTGGAGCAGAAGCAAGACACTACAATTTTATGGAAGTGGATGATATTAACTATTATCAAGTTCCAACGCCATGGACTCAGCTTTATTTTAAAACTGTACCGGAACAGGGGCAGCAGCTCGATGCATTATTTACTATCAATACTTCTAAGAACTTAAATATGTTTATCGCATATAAAGGAACGAGGGCCTTAGGTAAATACCAGAATATTTTGACCAGCACCGGAAATCTTAGAATGGGGTTCTCCTACAATACAAATAATGATAGGTATCGTATAAAAGCACACTTCGTTTCTCAGGATCTAATGAATGAGGAAAACGGAGGGCTTGATAGCCTTGCGGTACTTCAATATATTGCCGAGGAAGAAGAGTTCGATGATCGATCTGTTCTCGATGTCAACTATGAGGACGCCGAAAGTACTCTCTTTGGGAAGAGGTTTTTTATTGATCATGAATATCAACTAACCAATCCCAGGGATTCCACTAACAAATTAAGTGTCTCCCACAAATTCGATCATAGTTATAAAAAGTTTGTCTTTAATCAGGAAACTGCGGAAAATGCTCTTTATGGTGATTCTTTTGAGGCTACTAATTTGCAAACGTCTACTCGACTATATACCACCTTTAATGAAGCCGCAGTAAATTTTGAAAATGATGTACTAGGAAAACTCTCCGTAAAAGCCGGGCATACTAATTATGATTACGGATATAATGCCGTCTATATTACAGAGGAGTCTGTAGTAGGCAATAAGCTTTTCGGGAATTTATTACATCTGGGTGCTACTTATGAAGAGCGTATTGGTGATTTTGATCTTAAAGCTGCTGGGCGACTCAACCTTGATGATGATTTTTCCGGTAATTTTCTAAATGTTTCCGCTGGTTATGAATTCGATACTCAAAATAGTATCCGTTTCGGGTTCGATCAAAATAGCAGTTTGCCTAATTTTAATTTTCTGCTCTATCAGAATGATTATATCAATTATAACTGGCAGAACGACTTCGATAATATTAGTTCGCAGAGATTATACGCCAGGCTTTCTTCTGAAAAATATGCGAACATAAATTTTTCTTTATCACAAATTGATAACTATACATACTTTGCTGAAAATGAAAGTGGGTCGGTAAAACCTTTTCAATATGATCAGCCCGTAAGACACTTAAAGCTGAAGGCTGAAAAAGAATTTGATTTTGGTCTCTTCGGAAGCTACAATACTATAATGTATCAGAATGTCCTGGAAGGAGCAGGCGTTCTTAATGTTCCAGATCTGGTTACCAGGAATTCCATATACTATAAGGACTTCTGGTTCGATAAGGCGCTGTATCTTCAAACAGGTTTCACTTTTAAGTATTTTACGAAGTATGAAGCGAATGCTTACGATCCCATCCTTGCAGAATTCTATGTCCAGAATGAAGAAGAGATTGGTGGTTTTCCTGTGGTAGATTATTTCTTCAATGCAAAAGTGGACAAAGCAAGAATCTTCTTTAAGTTGGAGCATTTAAATTCCTTGGTTACCGGGAACAACAATTTCTCTGCACCAGACTATCCATATACCGACTTCCTAGTAAGATTTGGCCTGGTTTGGGATCTTTTCCTGTAGTTTTTGTTATACTGAATTTATCATATCAGGAGTCTGTTTAATTTTTGGTTGCTGAATTGACATAAAACTCAGACATCAGTTCTATTATGACTAGCTTTTCTCTGAAGTCTTTGCAGTTCGTGTAAATCTAATATTTTCTTGAGAAAGTCATTGTGTAATAAAAATTGGGGTGTATATTTGCAGCCGCTTTGGGAGCAAGGCGTATGTTCGTTGAGAGTAGTGATGGTGGGTAATGCGAAAGGATCTGGCTTTAGAAAATTAAATTAAAATTTATTAAATTTTAGTTTGGTAGAAAGGAAAAAGTTAGTGTATATTTGCAGCCGCTTTGAGAGCAAGGCGGGAGTTCACTGAAAGGTATGTAAAGGGTAGGCTATAGTTGGTCTAAGGCAAAAAAATAAAAATTAAATTTCTTTAAATTTTATTTGGCTGGAGAGCAAAACTAGTTTTATATTTGCACCCGCTTTGAAAACGAAGCGACGTTCATAAGAAGGTTGGCAGGTTTTAAAGGTGGGAAAGCTTTGGAAAAAGAAACTAAAAATTTTATTAAAAAAGTTTTGGTTGATAAAGAAAAAGCGTTGTATATTTGCACCCGCTTTGAGAGCAAGCAAACGTTCAAAAATTACAGACTGAAATTACTGAAAACCACCGGATGGGGTGATAGAATAAGGTTCGATTCCTTAGGTTTTAACAAGACAGATTGGGAGACCAATTAAAGTTCATTGATATATTGAATTGACAAAGGGTTTTATCTTTTAGGAGATAGAATCAAGTGTATAAGAATTAAGACTAGAAAAGTCATACTGAGCAATTTCTTTAGTAGTTGTTGAATATATTTAAGATTTAACGATGAAGAGTTTGATCCTGGCTCAGGATGAACGCTAGCGGCAGGCCTAACACATGCAAGTCGAACGGTAACAGGGATTAGCTTGCTAATTTGCTGACGAGTGGCGCACGGGTGCGTAACGCGTATACAATCTGCCTTTAAGCGGGGAATAGCCCATGGAAACGTGGATTAATACCCCATAGTCTATAAACTTCACCTGGAGATTATAGTAAACATTTATGGCTTAAAGATGAGTATGCGTCCTATTAGTTAGTTGGTAAGGTAACGGCTTACCAAGACGGCGATAGGTAGGGGTCCTGAGAGGGAGATCCCCCACACTGGTACTGAGACACGGACCAGACTCCTACGGGAGGCAGCAGTGAGGAATATTGGACAATGGAGGCAACTCTGATCCAGCCATGCCGCGTGCAGGAAGACGGCCCTATGGGTTGTAAACTGCTTTTATACGGGAAGAACCACATCTACGTGTAGATGCTTGACGGTACCGTATGAATAAGGACCGGCTAACTCCGTGCCAGCAGCCGCGGTAATACGGAGGGTCCAAGCGTTATCCGGAATCATTGGGTTTAAAGGGTCCGTAGGCGGGATAATAAGTCAGTGGTGAAAGTCTGCAGCTCAACTGTAGAATTGCCATTGATACTGTTGTTCTTGAATTATTATGAAGT contains:
- a CDS encoding putative porin, with translation MKLYPIIIILCFSIGSTLLAQSSKNVLAENIASEKDSLPPVDLYKIISVKNDTTHLDTTLTILKDYKFNYLRKDNFELLPFSNTGQTYNALSYAEDNSKAFPGFGAEARHYNFMEVDDINYYQVPTPWTQLYFKTVPEQGQQLDALFTINTSKNLNMFIAYKGTRALGKYQNILTSTGNLRMGFSYNTNNDRYRIKAHFVSQDLMNEENGGLDSLAVLQYIAEEEEFDDRSVLDVNYEDAESTLFGKRFFIDHEYQLTNPRDSTNKLSVSHKFDHSYKKFVFNQETAENALYGDSFEATNLQTSTRLYTTFNEAAVNFENDVLGKLSVKAGHTNYDYGYNAVYITEESVVGNKLFGNLLHLGATYEERIGDFDLKAAGRLNLDDDFSGNFLNVSAGYEFDTQNSIRFGFDQNSSLPNFNFLLYQNDYINYNWQNDFDNISSQRLYARLSSEKYANINFSLSQIDNYTYFAENESGSVKPFQYDQPVRHLKLKAEKEFDFGLFGSYNTIMYQNVLEGAGVLNVPDLVTRNSIYYKDFWFDKALYLQTGFTFKYFTKYEANAYDPILAEFYVQNEEEIGGFPVVDYFFNAKVDKARIFFKLEHLNSLVTGNNNFSAPDYPYTDFLVRFGLVWDLFL